ctttaagtaactgatcactttttacagtgtactgggacagcatgaatgaattgtattcaaccctgcagtttttacagtgtatacacagtaaaaaatgttgagttccacacagtcgatttgtgttgggacaaaatgaaggaattaagttaactattaggttttccaaatttaagtggattgaacataaaacaattaagctctCCCCATcaaaaagctcaagaattgtgttgtctcagcactttttaaatcagtagtttgaacaaacagtgcAGTTCTCAGCATTGGATTTCTTatccttaaaaaattaaaattataattattattttgtttgattttaacaTAAGACgcaatgtgttttaataaaaataattgccgTACTGGCGTATGTAACTTGCGCATACCATTAAACCTCTAGAAAGAACTAATGTTTTGTGAGTTACCTTGAAAGCTAAGATGCATCCAACAAAGAGGAGCACTGCTAGTACTAGGCACATGTTGTTTGTGGACATCAAGTCCTCTTTGTATGGAAAAGTCCCAGGCTGTTAAAACAAAGAAACACTGAGTCAATACCAGAACCACACACTAATGAAGTTCTTAAAAAGTTCTTAAGATGCTTACCAACTGCTGAAGATAGTCCTGTATGGTATTGGGATAAACCACAACACTTATTGCTACCAGTGTGTTAAGAGCAAAGTCGAAGATCTGGTAGCAGAAGAAAGGAATGATCCATGCAGCATGTTGCTGAAAGGTCAGAAAGAAATCatgttagatttttatttgcattcattaatttaattaaccttCAAAGAAGCCTTCAAGcgaaaatgaaagttctgtctaATTTTCCAACCCTCATGTTTGTGGTCAATGTAAATACATGGTGGATTGGAACGGCACATACTGGTGAGTAAATAAAGCAGAACTCTCATTTATTTTTAGGGTCAATTTCAGAAGTAGTCAAACCTTATATGCGCCGTAGGTTGCCATTCCACAAATCAAAATCATCAGCAACGAGATTGCAGCAGCAATGCACATGTCTGTGGAGGAAAAAACACGACATCAGACTTGTGTAAGGGATATTATGCCTAATGGCTGACATTTACCCATCCTCTTTATCCAAGGATTTAATGGAGATATagatttttcaaaaactcaaaaaTCAATTCTTATACATCAAGTCACTGAATTTATCTCTTATTATTAATAGAATTTTGATAAACATTATTTGGCAATTATTTGGCATTAAGAACACCGTTTATTTCAGCtcactgcaaaaacaaaaaactcagTTTCATGTTTTAATTGAATGTCAACCAAAAAGCTACAGAACTGGactgttttgtaatatttatgtaaTGCTAAGTCAGAGGTTTCCTTGTACAGTTTACAGTTTTGGCTCATAAAAAAAGCCCAGATAAACCTAGCTCAGTCTAAACTCTTTTTAATTTTCAATCGATCAAATATAAATTCAATGCAAATGCAAATTTAATGAAAATCATTAAATTAGTGTCAATATCAAGTACTAACATTTTTAAGAACTAAAATCTGTATGTAGATGTCTATGAAAGtttgattaaaattaaatgtagacAATCTTGTATTGAAATGTATATGTCAATTCATTGAAATATGATCTCTGTGGACTAGAATTCATTTAATTTAGCATAATCTGCTACAGTAGTTTGAAGTCGATCATCACTTTTCATCAATGTAGTCCTAAAACTATTGAGAAACACTCATTCTTGCCTTAGGACAATATTGAGAAACTGTTTTGATTCACTTTAAGTGTTGTCTACTGTATTATGTGtctattttaaatgcattaaatgtgttaaatgtgtatgtgtaacCTATAAAAATATACAGTCCGTTTaaatatatctatgtaaaatgtcAAACTCAAATTATTCTAAAAGCACATTAGAAAATCTATGTAAAGCAAAGAAATGTGTTGTGGAAATTTCTacaaaaatgcatgtaaatagaTCTACGTAACCTATTTTTATTAAGCACTGAAACATCTATCAAAATccattgaaattaaaatattattatttatattaactattattataattatacacaATAAGAATAAATCCCACTCTTACCCTGAATGTGCCTGCTAACTTTATTGAATAATTCATTTAAGAACAAACTTACTAATTCATCAGACGAGGCAAGAGACTGAAATATAATCCAGTAACACTGCCTGTCTGCATTAAACTTTTAACAGTTCAGCCTAGTGCCCACAAGACCTTACAGACACTGGTGAACTAGTTACCTGACCTACTATCTGTAGTGCTTGCGTTCAAAACAACTAGCAGACTCTCGTTTTCTTCAAAACACAGGCATATCTCAGATTATTGAGCAATACAAACAAAGCAGCATGCTTTATGGATAACAATGAAGGCTATACACTGATAGTGAAAGAGGAGATTGTTTAAACATTGTGAAAAAGGGGTATTTTGAATAGCTATTATACGGCTATGGAAAGAAAAATAAGAGCACCTTGAAAATTCtcaatttctctggatttactgtttattcattttttaccaTTTGCTGATTtacttattaatgtatttatttgcgtattatttgttatttacttatttatttacttattcatttatttacttatttaattatttatttacttatttatctattatttacttatttaattatttacttatttattaaatcatttacttatttaattatttgttatttacttatttattattcacttaaaataatttatttatttatttgcttatttattatttacttgtttgttatttactattatgtacttattatgtatttatatttaattattttcttattgatttatttatttattcaattatttacttatttatttacatatttaattatttaattattaatttgttaaattatttacttatttattcaattattgacttgttttttacttatttgtaatttacttatttactattatttacttatttactatttccttatttaattatttccttatttatttacttatttattaaattatttacttatttattatttacttattgaattatttccttatttatttacccattaaattatttacttatttattatttacttatcaaactatttacttaagtactttttttacttattcatttatttattattcactaataataaatgacttatttgctattatttacttatttgttatttacttatttattatttacttaaattttattatttatttatttatttacttattaaattatatattatttacttatctatttaattatttattaatcaattgtattatttaattaataatttttttatttaacatttacttatttgttattatttttttatttacttattaatttacttatatttccttatttacttatttgtaatTTACTTATgtactgttatttacttatttattatttacttacatttatttatttacttatttatttatttattcaattattaaattgtttattatttacttatacatttatttacttatttatttatttatttatttacttatttattaaattattaaattgtttattatttacttatacatttatttatttacttatttattaaattattaaattgtttattatttacttatacatttatttatttacttatttattaaattaataaattgtttattatttacttatgtattattcacttatatttaattatttaatcatttatttacttatttaatatttacttatttgttatcttagtttatatatttactcatatttattattaaattacttacttattaaattatttacttattatttatttattaaattatttactaatgtaattaattgtttaattatttatttacctatttattattcactaatatttaataacttatgtacatatttattatgtatgggtttaataaaaatatgacaaatgttaataattgtttaatattattaaggtcatttagagttgttgtttttttttttttttcagaaacttCACAATTGCCATGTTGTTTTCtaagaataacataccttggaatgccGTGATTGGCCAATGACAATTAAGTATTCCAGAAGCCATGTAACAACAAATCTTACCATGTTATCATTTGTTGTGACTGAAAATCAGGGATATTTCACCCTATTTTCTAAACTCTTATAAAGTGCAAACACTTAATACACTGAATATAAACATATCtaaaaaaaactgcactttttaacTTTACTCAAAAACTAAATGCAAAAGAAATGTCATGAGTAGAATAGGAgtacattaacattttactctTTACATAACCATAAATCATAAATCCAGCTAAAGCGAGTACTTTCAAGTAGTAAAGTTTTCCATAGCTGTAGATTTCAGTACAGTTCATGCATTGTTAATATTCCAGAGCTTTCCTACTCCCTGACACTAATGAATGGGAAACTGGAACACATTTATTTGAGCTTCTCATGCTCGCTGTATTAAAAGTATATTGAGAGCGCTGGTGCTGATCTTTGAAATATATCTCTCCACTTAATCCACTCCATATGTTAAAGTACACCACCACACTGTACAGTCTGTCCACTCCAGCGCCCATTATAAAACCGGCGTCATATAACAGAGGCCAGATGCTGGAAGCCCAAACCAATTACAAGGAATCAAGAGTTTGAATCCTGCTGATGGGAGTCGCTTTTAATCAAAGTCACCAGAGCCAGAATCTATAGGCACACAGACAGCAGTGCTGAGACCACTGGGAAATATAATAGTGTGTTCATGCTGAATTAAAAAAGCTGATGATGATCGGATTGCTGGTGCgggaatttaaagggatagttcacccaaaaattttattctgccatcatttactcactcatcattgacttgtttcaaacctcttTGGCTTtaattcttctgttaaacacaaaaggagatattttgaagaatgccagaaacctgtaatcactgacttccatagtttttcctactatggacatcaatggttacaggttttcagcattcttcaaaacatcttctttagtgttcaacagaagaaagaaactcgttaaggtttggaaccacttgagggtgagtaaatagtgagtaaattttcatttttgggaaatgaaaatgagaaaacagtgggcgtggtttgttttttctactgcgagctgattccCATCAGCCCATCAGAATCGGCCAGCTAGCACAGAAGCTACATTGAATAGCAGGGAATGGCacatggcagggaaaaatgtcatttaatgcagtgcttcttgcataatcagagacccactttatatcagatatcaccaGTATCCAGCGGAGATTGCtgaattttaaagaaaatagaccttaattttgtaatggcatacagttcaccggaagcgcttaacccaggttactgacaaattaaaagtcctttcgCATACTTCCACATATACCCTATTGCAGCCAGGAGGCTAATGGTAGGGGCAAAATTATGCTAGCATGATTATGATTAGGCTAACTAAACAGTTTAAAAGATAAATTCTCATTTTCATAACCCATGCATGCCTTTAATTATACATAAGTATACGAAAACACTTATACATGCCATTTTAATGGTGAAATGAAATAGTCAtgctttttacattatataaattatgaaCGTGATTTCATATACAGTGCTTTATAATTAGGCACTACAAACTATACCTATTACAACAGTAAAACAATAGGATCACTTGGGGTCCAATAGGCGGACCCAGTTCTCAGGGGGGACTCAATTTCTCATGACATCGAAAgtgtgatatgcacatcaatatagaaGCATATTTCAtgacactgtataaaaataattaatatttttacagtactgtgacggttaggttaagggttggggtgggggtagatgtaaaaaaaattctgtttattgggaaatttaatagataacataaataatactcagtacaactactgtttttacagtactgtgatgtttgggtttagggttggggtagacataaaaaaaattatatttaatgacaaatttaatagataatatgaataatactcagtataatactcagtacaactactgtttttacagtactgtgatggttgggtttagggctgaggtgggggtagactttaataaagtaaaattaatgggaaatttaataaataatacaaataattttcaTTAACTTCCAGGcgcaactgtatctgatctagcaacaacccatttcagattttaaataaagattacaagggcaaacaatgttttttcccttacaaaaataaacatgcacagataaattgttcaccacaaaattaGCAaggtgagctaacaaaatcaatagaGTTAGTTTTGATTTGGAAACTGTTGGAAATGGAGGATTAAATGACTCAGACGTACTTGCATCATCCATGACGTCCAAATCTGTGCCGAGTTCGGAGCTGGTGAGGTGGTAGTGGTACTGGACCGGGTCATTGAGAGCCGATAACAGGATTAACAAAACCACTGCATTGATGAGCTGTAAATGACACAGATTATTCAGTTGAGTTTTTCCTGATATCGGTACAGATTTTAACAAATCACCATTGGCCAGTGTTGTCGCTTGATTACTTGCATacaattaggcctgtcacaataatcaatatatcaactcatcgcacaacacatggacatgacctcagtcATTTTTGATGTAATATTGCCCataaataaaaaccaattctagcaacattttagctgattgtgcaacatctctatctcgaTTAGAGTTGTCAGTgtctgtatggttaaaaaaaacactatagtatttactataaattactatagtatatttcattgtgggtgtctgacaaatgaaaataaatctggtagcagatatcacagcctctgttactttttaccttgcacttttatgttaacattttttttttgtttgtttgtttgggatTATTACATTCTGGCTccaataattattaaattgttaaaacgactataattaaataaaatattcttaaaaataaaatactgtgtgttctttggaagagtgtacttccATTATGACGCATGTAGACATCCCCTATATGCTATAAAACTCCAATGCTTGCAAGTTTATGTTGCACTAAATTATTTTCACTCAGGGGAAACTTATAAGACAGACacaatgtaaaataagtttctgacAAACTATtttgtacagattttttttatttgccaattatttaattattttactcaTATAAAAAAACACTCAACAGACAAGCAACTCATTGCTTTGACTCAATTCATGAATGAACCATCACTGTTGGCTTTTTTCATGCTTTTGCCAGTATGTCAATTGttttaaagtttcaaatatgctttatgaaaatgaaatgtcaaaatatgaggGAAATAATGCTCTGTCATGATTTCTgttcaaaaaaaacaacatacttAACTATATATCATAAGTCTAACTATATTCCGATATATAAgctaatgtaatataaatgttattacattttaactgattaaaaaatcagtttttatcaGTATATCAATTATTATTTGCACCGAATTACATTTTAGAATGTTTATCGTAAATGACTGTAAAACACAGCTTTCTGTATGTTacgttataatttatttattaatgttaatattatatatagaaatataaatatatatttaactttttttacagtatctttgactcatacacactcatgttGTTAAGTCCCATCAGCCATATTACACTCTAGCTCCCACTGTCAGACATTTatattgaaaattaaattaatctgTGACACACATTGCCTTTATCCTCACTCCTAGTCTATGA
This DNA window, taken from Danio aesculapii chromosome 19, fDanAes4.1, whole genome shotgun sequence, encodes the following:
- the laptm4b gene encoding lysosomal-associated transmembrane protein 4B; translated protein: MISPWDRWYTTSCCLCCHVRTGTIILGIWYMLINAVVLLILLSALNDPVQYHYHLTSSELGTDLDVMDDANMCIAAAISLLMILICGMATYGAYKQHAAWIIPFFCYQIFDFALNTLVAISVVVYPNTIQDYLQQLPGTFPYKEDLMSTNNMCLVLAVLLFVGCILAFKAYLIACVWNCYRYVSGRSTTEVLVYVTTNDTTVLLPPYEEAIAIPPKDPPPQYVSA